In Myxococcus virescens, a single genomic region encodes these proteins:
- a CDS encoding MXAN_2561 family MXYO-CTERM-anchored protein, which yields MRLTLVGLLLFASTALGQTVTFSATGDIIQNDQIVVSQENCGLDRTVNWTRVAGNCDVLHLWLSNESSCTGAPGAGDLSLDEISVTDTRLTGSVTFNASEALVADGAKCESQTSTKTFRLCATTRRPLGIGCEESFTSIGSPSNLSFIYDPEPPAAPETPSVTGLDAALSVSVKVPSDAVFMEVQVLQFVPGEDGGVGAGEVISTKRQVSSNAVFRMDQGLENGVEYAVQAIAIDRAGNQSEPSPAATGTPIASNGFYQGYLGAGGTETGGCAAAGGGITGCAMLASLGVWLSSRRKRS from the coding sequence ATGCGCCTCACTCTCGTTGGCCTCTTGCTCTTCGCGTCGACTGCCCTGGGGCAGACCGTGACGTTTTCAGCCACGGGCGACATCATCCAGAACGATCAGATTGTCGTCTCCCAGGAGAACTGCGGCTTGGACCGCACGGTCAACTGGACGCGTGTCGCCGGCAATTGCGACGTGCTCCACCTCTGGCTCTCGAACGAATCGAGTTGCACGGGGGCGCCAGGGGCGGGCGACCTGTCTCTCGACGAGATCTCGGTAACGGATACTCGGCTGACGGGGTCGGTGACCTTCAACGCGTCCGAGGCGCTGGTGGCGGACGGCGCCAAGTGCGAGTCGCAGACGTCAACCAAGACGTTCCGGCTGTGTGCTACCACCCGACGTCCCTTGGGGATTGGTTGCGAGGAGTCGTTCACCTCGATTGGGTCGCCCTCCAACCTCAGCTTCATCTATGACCCGGAGCCTCCCGCAGCGCCGGAGACCCCGAGCGTCACGGGGCTGGACGCCGCGCTGAGTGTCTCTGTCAAGGTGCCGAGCGACGCGGTGTTCATGGAGGTGCAGGTCCTTCAGTTCGTTCCGGGCGAGGACGGTGGTGTGGGCGCGGGTGAAGTGATTTCGACGAAGCGGCAGGTTTCGTCGAACGCGGTCTTCCGCATGGATCAAGGGCTCGAGAACGGCGTCGAGTATGCCGTCCAGGCAATTGCCATCGACAGGGCGGGTAACCAAAGCGAACCTTCGCCCGCTGCGACAGGGACGCCCATTGCAAGCAACGGCTTCTACCAAGGGTACCTCGGAGCTGGCGGCACGGAGACGGGTGGCTGCGCCGCGGCGGGTGGTGGCATCACGGGATGCGCGATGCTGGCGTCCCTCGGAGTCTGGCTGTCGTCGAGGAGGAAGCGGTCATGA
- a CDS encoding phosphatidate cytidylyltransferase has translation MNDKNRNLVIRVVSAVTLLPLVLLLLFLGGYWSAALLGAAAAACVGEYYLIVQKRLTVASWVGMAFAAVLPFLPMRDAARTGETAFWLTIVFAFFAWIYHLFKGPLAEAPTRTAHLVNGFLYGAVGLTAVSALRLLPDHGLAWVICALVITWANDTAAYFFGRFLGKHKLYPEVSPNKTWEGFFGGMLGSVGGMFIARQFFFPVFTVWDCVLLGIAGGILGPVGDLCESMLKRAYGVKDSGVLIPGHGGVLDRIDALLFNAPLVFVYVQFVRGLLP, from the coding sequence GTGAACGACAAGAACCGAAACCTCGTCATCCGCGTCGTCTCCGCGGTGACACTGCTGCCGCTGGTCCTCCTGCTGCTGTTCCTCGGTGGTTACTGGAGCGCGGCCCTGCTGGGCGCCGCCGCCGCCGCGTGCGTGGGTGAGTACTACCTCATCGTCCAGAAGCGCCTGACGGTGGCCTCCTGGGTCGGAATGGCCTTCGCCGCGGTGCTGCCCTTCCTGCCCATGCGGGACGCGGCGCGCACGGGCGAGACGGCCTTCTGGCTCACCATCGTCTTCGCGTTCTTCGCGTGGATCTACCACCTCTTCAAGGGGCCGCTGGCGGAGGCGCCCACCCGCACGGCGCACCTGGTCAACGGCTTCCTCTACGGCGCGGTGGGCCTCACGGCCGTGTCCGCGCTGCGCCTGTTGCCCGACCACGGCCTGGCCTGGGTCATCTGCGCGCTGGTCATCACCTGGGCCAATGACACCGCCGCCTACTTCTTCGGGCGGTTCCTGGGGAAGCACAAGCTCTACCCGGAGGTGAGCCCCAACAAGACGTGGGAGGGCTTCTTCGGGGGCATGCTGGGCTCGGTGGGCGGTATGTTCATTGCCCGGCAGTTCTTCTTCCCCGTGTTCACGGTGTGGGACTGCGTGCTGCTGGGCATCGCCGGCGGCATCCTGGGGCCGGTGGGCGACCTGTGTGAGTCCATGCTGAAGCGGGCCTACGGGGTGAAGGACTCGGGCGTCCTCATCCCCGGGCACGGTGGCGTGTTGGATCGCATCGACGCGCTCCTGTTCAACGCGCCCCTGGTGTTCGTCTACGTGCAGTTCGTCCGGGGCCTGCTGCCCTAG
- a CDS encoding septal ring lytic transglycosylase RlpA family protein — protein MRGIAVAGLLCLGFTSACASRAARPDPVEEPVRPSKSPKSRGGTPGVTRREQMPRSYLGEGLASFYGPGLHGRPTASGERFDQEAMTAAHRKLRFGSCLRVVNMENGRAVKVRVNDRGPFIDGRIVDLSKGAARKLGMLDKGVVRVRLYRCQDRVSEIPQEMWAAPV, from the coding sequence ATGCGAGGAATCGCCGTTGCCGGACTGCTCTGCTTGGGTTTCACCTCCGCGTGCGCCTCGCGCGCGGCCAGGCCCGACCCGGTGGAGGAACCCGTCCGCCCGTCGAAGTCGCCGAAGTCCCGCGGTGGTACGCCCGGCGTGACGCGGCGCGAGCAGATGCCGCGCTCGTACCTGGGCGAAGGGTTGGCCTCGTTCTATGGCCCCGGCCTGCACGGGCGGCCCACCGCGAGCGGGGAGCGCTTCGACCAGGAGGCGATGACGGCCGCGCACCGCAAGCTGCGCTTCGGCTCGTGCCTGCGCGTGGTGAACATGGAGAACGGGCGCGCGGTGAAGGTGCGCGTGAATGACCGGGGGCCCTTCATCGACGGGCGCATCGTGGACCTGTCCAAGGGCGCCGCCCGGAAGCTGGGCATGCTGGACAAGGGCGTGGTGCGCGTCCGGCTGTACCGCTGCCAGGACCGGGTGTCGGAGATTCCGCAGGAAATGTGGGCCGCGCCGGTGTAG
- a CDS encoding MXAN_2562 family outer membrane beta-barrel protein — MSRASALGVVALLATLPAWGQDTVVVEEEVSLRSPRSGGIQFRLGGYKPLIDEEPGLTGTPYQDYFGGESLLTFEVELQRYFYQGVGTAGVGFSAGYGEKYGTAKLASGADAAERTALRLIPLSLNAFYKFDYAAFEWGIPLVPYGKLGLIYTPWWILKGTGTEAVGGNRGSGGKWGWGATGGVAFMLDVLEPRFARDFDSDLGVNHSYVFAEYTYADVDNFGGPGLNLSNRRWMFGLALDY, encoded by the coding sequence ATGAGTCGGGCATCGGCCCTGGGAGTCGTGGCGCTGCTCGCCACGCTGCCTGCCTGGGGGCAGGACACGGTAGTGGTGGAGGAGGAAGTCTCGCTGCGCTCGCCACGTTCGGGCGGCATTCAATTCCGCTTGGGTGGCTACAAGCCCCTCATCGACGAAGAGCCCGGCCTCACGGGTACGCCGTACCAGGACTACTTTGGCGGCGAGTCGCTGCTGACGTTCGAGGTAGAGCTCCAGCGATACTTCTACCAGGGCGTGGGTACGGCGGGCGTGGGCTTCTCAGCGGGCTACGGCGAGAAGTACGGAACGGCGAAGCTGGCCTCCGGTGCGGACGCCGCGGAGCGTACGGCGCTGCGTCTGATTCCCCTGAGCCTCAACGCCTTCTACAAGTTCGACTACGCCGCCTTCGAATGGGGCATCCCGCTGGTGCCCTACGGCAAGCTGGGGCTCATCTACACGCCTTGGTGGATCCTCAAGGGCACGGGCACTGAGGCCGTGGGGGGCAACCGGGGCTCGGGCGGCAAGTGGGGCTGGGGCGCGACGGGTGGCGTGGCCTTCATGCTGGACGTCCTGGAGCCGCGCTTCGCGCGCGACTTCGACTCCGACCTGGGCGTCAACCACAGCTACGTCTTCGCCGAGTACACCTATGCGGATGTGGACAACTTCGGCGGGCCGGGGCTGAACCTGTCGAACCGGCGCTGGATGTTCGGACTGGCGCTGGACTACTAA
- a CDS encoding aspartate-semialdehyde dehydrogenase, whose product MRDDLTIGVVGATGVVGREVLAALYAQDVPAEQVRVFGSERSKGMEVEYGEDSLEVEQATPDAFRGVKLVLLATPAEASRTLAPAAQAAGAWVVDVSSAFRGDGNVPMVLPGFNTDVLGAGFTFKGRIVCLPGAVTTAAVHVVEPLRKAFGVARAQVTALMAASSAGVRGVAELEKQTADLLSGREPEPHAFPHRVGFNLVPQVGGFMVNSPWTEEEGGWTLEAARLFSSKGDVPVIAGTAVQVPTFYGHGLTLNVQLKKAGPVEQVRAALKTSGALKVLDVPGERVYPMPMLVTSDPAVHVGRVRAFPQAPEWVTLFASVDNASRGAALNLVEAGLRLAERPA is encoded by the coding sequence ATGAGAGACGACTTGACGATTGGCGTGGTGGGCGCGACGGGCGTGGTGGGCCGCGAGGTGCTCGCCGCGCTGTACGCGCAGGACGTGCCCGCTGAACAGGTGCGCGTCTTCGGCTCCGAGCGCTCCAAGGGCATGGAGGTGGAGTACGGCGAGGACTCGCTCGAGGTGGAGCAGGCGACGCCGGACGCCTTCCGGGGTGTGAAGCTGGTGCTGCTGGCCACGCCCGCCGAGGCCTCTCGCACGCTGGCTCCGGCCGCGCAGGCCGCGGGCGCGTGGGTGGTGGACGTCAGCAGTGCCTTCCGAGGTGACGGCAACGTCCCCATGGTGCTGCCGGGCTTCAACACGGACGTGCTGGGCGCGGGCTTCACCTTCAAGGGCCGCATCGTGTGTCTGCCGGGGGCCGTGACGACCGCCGCGGTGCACGTGGTGGAGCCGCTGCGGAAGGCCTTCGGCGTGGCGCGCGCGCAGGTGACGGCGCTGATGGCGGCGTCCAGCGCGGGTGTGCGCGGTGTGGCGGAGCTGGAGAAGCAGACGGCGGACCTGCTGTCGGGCCGCGAGCCGGAGCCGCACGCCTTTCCCCACCGTGTGGGGTTCAACCTGGTGCCGCAGGTCGGCGGCTTCATGGTGAATTCACCCTGGACCGAGGAGGAGGGCGGCTGGACGCTGGAGGCGGCCCGGCTCTTCTCGTCCAAGGGCGATGTGCCCGTCATCGCCGGGACGGCGGTGCAGGTGCCTACCTTCTACGGCCACGGCCTCACCCTCAACGTGCAGCTCAAGAAGGCGGGCCCGGTGGAGCAGGTGCGCGCGGCCCTCAAGACGTCCGGGGCCTTGAAGGTGCTGGATGTGCCCGGTGAGCGTGTGTACCCCATGCCCATGCTCGTCACGTCCGACCCGGCGGTCCATGTGGGCCGGGTGCGCGCATTCCCCCAGGCGCCGGAGTGGGTGACGTTGTTCGCCTCGGTGGACAACGCCAGCCGGGGCGCCGCCCTCAACCTGGTGGAAGCCGGACTCCGCCTGGCCGAGCGCCCCGCCTGA
- a CDS encoding PKD domain-containing protein, whose translation MPLIPRRPGSLVALLLLTVAVGPWASGCRRAVRPDLGQDRTVEAGVPVDLGSQREDATAVTWDFGDGSDAQTAPWVSHAFSRAGAYTVRALHEGEEVGRVQLTVVPRPVLRAVPASARTVMWLPELRGHVEQLMDFYARLVGPENARRAVESSPLLPLLFADLENGAGSVVDPDEGFGFFLLPEFDGVVTLLGITEPEAALKAVAGELERAGHGVMPQPDGSATVEPASGGPPMLLFEDRGYLYLAVPEGLEEPDEGEPQQAQVLAIPDAEVARQAVRSLTGPGISEDVLLTELRGKVASGSMYLFSGKQPGVAPEEEGTHPIRGFAASLAVKPERVDLDGFLSSSTPLFQGARAPASALLKDAELGPIAAAQVSVPPEELARLVFGAPGSERRERMVASWRREGLDVEALLKALRGDVVLRAYFDIPAFFRNFIRNKRPDIKGSIVFEAGLTESEPVRALVQKQLEDSVLRYTTQQEANGTLFRTRIREHPVELRITPERASLIAGELLQGRPRGDVGAELRERFGGEAFSSGHVSVMVDLGRLRADLRAAEKVPGVPNMLLGATKALSGALLDRITPLDSGFLDFSPVEGGGRLKGRLSLRADQEASR comes from the coding sequence ATGCCGCTCATTCCGCGCCGCCCTGGGTCTCTTGTCGCGCTCCTCCTGTTGACGGTCGCCGTGGGCCCCTGGGCCTCCGGCTGCCGTCGCGCGGTGCGGCCGGACCTGGGGCAGGACCGGACGGTGGAAGCGGGCGTGCCGGTCGACCTCGGCTCGCAGCGCGAGGACGCCACCGCCGTCACCTGGGACTTTGGTGACGGCAGCGACGCCCAGACGGCGCCGTGGGTGTCCCACGCGTTCTCCCGGGCAGGCGCCTATACCGTGCGCGCCCTGCACGAGGGCGAGGAGGTCGGCCGCGTCCAGTTGACGGTGGTGCCTCGGCCCGTGCTGCGCGCGGTGCCCGCCAGCGCGCGCACCGTCATGTGGCTGCCCGAGCTGCGTGGCCACGTGGAGCAGTTGATGGACTTCTACGCGCGGCTCGTGGGGCCGGAGAACGCGCGGCGGGCCGTGGAGTCATCCCCGCTGCTGCCACTGCTCTTCGCGGACCTGGAGAACGGCGCCGGCTCGGTGGTGGACCCCGACGAGGGCTTCGGCTTCTTCCTGCTCCCGGAGTTCGACGGCGTCGTGACGCTGCTGGGCATCACGGAGCCAGAGGCGGCCCTGAAGGCCGTTGCCGGTGAGTTGGAGCGGGCGGGGCACGGCGTGATGCCGCAGCCGGACGGGTCCGCCACCGTGGAGCCCGCGTCAGGCGGGCCCCCGATGTTGCTCTTCGAGGACCGAGGCTACCTCTATCTCGCCGTACCAGAGGGGCTGGAGGAGCCCGACGAGGGTGAACCTCAGCAGGCGCAGGTGCTGGCCATTCCCGACGCGGAAGTGGCCCGCCAGGCGGTGCGAAGCCTCACGGGGCCGGGCATCTCCGAGGACGTGCTCCTGACCGAGCTGCGAGGGAAGGTGGCGAGCGGCAGCATGTACCTCTTCTCCGGGAAGCAGCCCGGAGTGGCGCCTGAGGAAGAAGGCACCCACCCGATTCGCGGCTTCGCCGCGTCGCTGGCGGTGAAGCCGGAGCGGGTGGACCTGGATGGCTTCCTGTCCTCCTCGACGCCGTTGTTCCAGGGCGCCCGTGCGCCCGCGTCGGCGTTGCTGAAGGACGCGGAGCTGGGGCCCATCGCCGCGGCGCAGGTTTCCGTGCCGCCTGAGGAACTGGCGCGGCTGGTGTTCGGTGCGCCGGGCTCCGAGCGCCGCGAGCGCATGGTGGCGTCCTGGCGTCGTGAGGGACTGGATGTGGAGGCGCTGCTCAAGGCGCTGCGCGGCGACGTGGTGCTGCGCGCGTACTTCGACATCCCGGCCTTCTTCCGCAACTTCATCCGGAACAAGCGGCCCGACATCAAGGGCTCCATCGTGTTCGAAGCGGGGCTGACGGAGTCGGAGCCCGTGCGGGCGCTCGTGCAGAAGCAACTGGAGGACTCCGTGCTGCGCTACACGACGCAGCAGGAGGCGAATGGCACGCTCTTCCGGACGCGGATTCGGGAGCATCCGGTGGAGCTGCGCATCACGCCCGAGCGCGCCAGCCTGATAGCGGGGGAGCTGCTGCAGGGCCGTCCTCGCGGAGACGTGGGCGCCGAGCTGCGGGAGCGCTTCGGTGGTGAGGCCTTCAGCTCGGGCCACGTGTCGGTGATGGTGGACCTGGGCCGGCTGCGCGCGGACCTGCGCGCGGCGGAGAAGGTGCCCGGAGTGCCCAACATGTTGCTCGGGGCGACGAAGGCGCTTTCGGGGGCGCTGCTGGATCGGATCACGCCGCTGGACTCGGGCTTCCTCGACTTCAGCCCGGTGGAGGGCGGGGGCCGGCTCAAGGGACGCCTGTCCTTGCGCGCGGATCAGGAGGCTTCGCGTTGA
- the rseP gene encoding RIP metalloprotease RseP, with protein sequence MLQNIGFFVILLGVLVTVHELGHFLVAKACGVKVLKFSIGFGPKLIGFTKGETEYQIALLPLGGYVKMAGDMPHEELSPEEASRGFLAQPPWKRGLIVLAGPAFNLIFPILVYFFVFLGPHQATSTYVGTVSEGMPAQAAGIRPGDRILSVDGEPVRTFNDMREAFVGRFERPVPIVLERNGQKLTLDVTPTKNVETSPIDTVERGSIGVEAVSKPPIVGVPPGSVAEKAGLRTFDRILAVNGVSVETEARFQQELDKHAEGAPLELTLRRMDSVAAGVVTGRVPSVLKLTVPKQPGVGLATVGAETSDLYLATVAPGSAAEKGGLRPGDRIIALDGEKPESFVKFSSKLNALKERSFQLTWRGADGERTETLAQAPLKTEDEMGTASSPIVLGVRNWVLSAADMPVLDEVTVHLGPGAALKQAALIVPKIVGQMVRVLGGLLVGSVPMNTVGGPIMMYQLASKSAEQGLDSFLHLMALISINLGVMNLLPIPVLDGFHLLSAAWEGIRRRPIPVRVREVANMVGLALLVLLMLLAVTNDITR encoded by the coding sequence ATGCTCCAAAACATCGGGTTCTTCGTCATTCTGCTCGGCGTGCTCGTCACGGTGCACGAGCTTGGCCACTTCCTGGTGGCGAAGGCCTGTGGTGTGAAGGTCCTGAAGTTCTCCATCGGCTTCGGACCCAAGTTGATCGGCTTCACCAAGGGCGAGACGGAGTACCAGATTGCCCTGCTGCCGCTGGGCGGCTACGTGAAGATGGCGGGGGACATGCCCCACGAGGAGCTCAGCCCGGAGGAGGCCAGCCGGGGCTTCCTGGCGCAGCCCCCATGGAAGCGCGGCCTCATCGTCCTGGCGGGGCCGGCCTTCAACCTCATCTTCCCCATCCTCGTCTATTTCTTCGTCTTCCTGGGCCCGCACCAGGCCACCTCCACCTACGTGGGAACGGTGAGCGAGGGCATGCCAGCGCAGGCCGCCGGCATCCGCCCTGGAGACCGCATCCTGTCCGTGGATGGCGAGCCGGTGCGCACGTTCAACGACATGCGGGAGGCGTTCGTCGGCCGCTTCGAGCGGCCCGTCCCCATCGTCCTGGAGCGCAACGGCCAGAAGCTGACGCTGGACGTGACGCCCACGAAGAACGTGGAGACGTCCCCCATCGACACGGTGGAGCGCGGCTCCATTGGCGTGGAGGCCGTGTCGAAGCCGCCCATCGTCGGCGTGCCGCCGGGCTCGGTGGCGGAGAAGGCCGGACTGAGGACCTTCGACCGCATCCTGGCCGTCAACGGCGTGAGCGTGGAGACGGAAGCGCGCTTCCAGCAGGAGCTGGACAAGCACGCGGAGGGCGCGCCCCTGGAGCTCACCCTCCGGCGCATGGACTCCGTGGCGGCGGGCGTCGTGACGGGGCGGGTGCCCTCCGTGCTGAAGCTCACCGTGCCGAAGCAGCCGGGTGTGGGGCTGGCGACGGTGGGCGCGGAGACGTCCGACCTGTACCTGGCCACCGTGGCGCCGGGGAGCGCGGCCGAGAAGGGCGGCCTGCGGCCCGGAGACCGCATCATCGCGCTGGATGGCGAGAAGCCGGAGTCCTTCGTCAAGTTCTCCTCGAAGCTGAACGCCCTGAAGGAACGTTCCTTCCAGCTGACGTGGCGGGGCGCGGACGGCGAGCGCACGGAGACGCTGGCGCAGGCGCCGCTGAAGACGGAGGACGAGATGGGCACGGCGAGCTCGCCCATCGTCCTGGGCGTGCGCAACTGGGTGCTCTCCGCGGCGGACATGCCGGTGCTGGATGAGGTGACGGTGCATCTGGGGCCGGGCGCCGCGCTGAAGCAGGCCGCGCTCATCGTCCCGAAGATCGTCGGGCAGATGGTGCGGGTCCTCGGCGGGCTGCTGGTGGGCTCGGTGCCGATGAACACCGTGGGCGGCCCCATCATGATGTACCAGCTGGCGTCGAAGAGCGCCGAGCAGGGCCTGGACAGCTTCCTCCACCTGATGGCGCTCATCTCCATCAACCTGGGGGTGATGAACCTGTTGCCCATCCCCGTGCTGGACGGCTTCCACCTGCTTTCCGCCGCCTGGGAGGGAATTCGCCGCCGCCCCATCCCTGTTCGCGTCCGCGAGGTGGCCAACATGGTGGGGCTCGCGCTGCTCGTCCTGCTGATGCTGTTGGCCGTGACCAACGACATCACCCGCTAG
- the tsaB gene encoding tRNA (adenosine(37)-N6)-threonylcarbamoyltransferase complex dimerization subunit type 1 TsaB, translating to MFLSLDTSTLTLSLALVERAPDGALRTLEHVVVGPPRKQSELLPGIVGELLERHGATLPALEGLVVGLGPGSFTGLRIGLATVKSLAYATKLKVAGASSLAAVALEGPEGVPLYCLAVARKDDLYLGAYVRQGGTVEPLEPETAMSPAEVAARMAAEPRAVALGPALVDYRAALESQGVAPHRLLAAPAFPSAVALAQLARFPEAQSLDALFAMEPHYVRASEPERNPKFPPLPGPAPTARLKED from the coding sequence ATGTTTCTCTCGCTGGACACCTCGACGTTGACGTTGTCGCTGGCCCTGGTGGAGCGAGCGCCGGATGGCGCGCTGCGCACGCTGGAGCACGTGGTGGTGGGGCCGCCGCGGAAGCAGAGCGAGCTGCTGCCTGGCATCGTCGGGGAGCTGCTCGAACGCCATGGCGCCACGCTGCCCGCCCTGGAGGGACTGGTGGTGGGCCTGGGGCCGGGCTCCTTCACGGGGCTGCGCATCGGCCTGGCGACGGTGAAGTCGCTGGCCTACGCGACGAAGCTGAAGGTGGCCGGGGCCTCGTCGCTGGCGGCGGTGGCGCTGGAGGGCCCCGAGGGCGTGCCGCTGTACTGCCTGGCGGTGGCACGCAAGGACGACCTGTACCTGGGGGCCTACGTCCGTCAGGGCGGGACGGTGGAGCCGCTGGAACCGGAGACGGCCATGTCACCCGCGGAGGTGGCCGCGCGCATGGCCGCCGAGCCCCGGGCCGTGGCGCTGGGGCCCGCGCTGGTGGACTACCGCGCCGCCCTGGAGTCGCAGGGCGTGGCGCCTCACCGGCTGCTGGCGGCGCCGGCCTTCCCGTCGGCGGTGGCGCTGGCGCAGCTGGCGCGCTTTCCGGAAGCGCAGTCGCTGGACGCGCTCTTCGCCATGGAGCCGCACTACGTGCGGGCCTCGGAGCCGGAGCGCAACCCGAAGTTCCCGCCGCTGCCCGGGCCGGCGCCCACCGCACGGTTGAAGGAAGACTGA
- the cml gene encoding CmlA/FloR family chloramphenicol efflux MFS transporter, whose amino-acid sequence MFLICADAIVPDFKAPSWNHAVPAALLLMAPFDLLASLAMDIYLPVVPAMPGILNTSPAIVQLTLSLYLAMLGLGQMVFGPISDRIGRRRVLLTGALLFAVTSFLLAGASDAAMFVGLRLVQAMGASAALVATFATVRDVYAERPESATLYSLFSAMLAFVPALGPIAGALLMQRWGWRAIFITLGVVATAALLQALPRWHETRPAQGLQSRPAFRHILRSATFWTYTLGFSAAMGSFFVFFSTAPRVLIGQAGFSELGFSLAFATAALAMILTTRFAKRFVGSWGLAGSLTRGMGMLLLGAGLLTAGQLLATPSFWTFVAPMWLIAVGIVFSVSVTANGALQAFGDVAGTAVALYFCIQSLIVGVLGTLMVVLLDGDTAWPLVGYASLMAGVTLMALQRLQRRQRVLTKPAMAESPDAP is encoded by the coding sequence ATGTTCCTCATTTGTGCGGATGCAATCGTGCCTGACTTCAAAGCCCCGTCGTGGAATCACGCTGTGCCAGCAGCGCTGTTGCTGATGGCGCCCTTCGACCTCCTGGCCTCGCTGGCCATGGACATCTACCTGCCAGTCGTTCCGGCGATGCCCGGAATCCTCAACACCTCACCCGCCATCGTCCAGCTCACCTTGAGCCTGTACCTGGCGATGCTTGGGCTCGGCCAGATGGTGTTTGGCCCGATCTCCGACCGCATCGGCCGGCGCCGAGTGCTCCTGACAGGCGCCCTCCTGTTCGCGGTCACGTCCTTCCTGCTCGCGGGGGCCTCGGATGCCGCGATGTTCGTCGGCCTTCGGCTCGTCCAAGCCATGGGGGCATCCGCGGCCCTCGTCGCCACGTTCGCGACGGTCCGCGATGTCTATGCGGAGCGCCCCGAGAGCGCGACCCTCTACAGCCTGTTCAGCGCCATGCTGGCCTTCGTCCCCGCGCTCGGGCCCATCGCGGGGGCGCTGCTCATGCAGCGCTGGGGATGGCGAGCCATCTTCATCACGCTCGGAGTCGTGGCCACGGCGGCACTGCTGCAAGCCTTGCCACGGTGGCACGAGACGCGCCCGGCGCAGGGCCTCCAGTCGCGTCCCGCGTTCCGGCACATCCTGCGCAGCGCCACGTTCTGGACGTACACCCTGGGCTTCAGCGCGGCCATGGGCTCCTTCTTCGTGTTCTTCTCCACGGCGCCCCGGGTGCTCATCGGTCAGGCCGGATTCTCCGAGCTCGGGTTCAGCCTGGCTTTCGCCACCGCCGCGCTCGCGATGATTCTGACGACCCGCTTCGCGAAGCGCTTCGTGGGGAGTTGGGGGTTGGCGGGAAGCCTCACGCGGGGCATGGGCATGTTGCTGCTCGGGGCGGGGCTGCTGACGGCCGGACAGCTCCTGGCAACGCCGTCGTTCTGGACGTTCGTCGCGCCGATGTGGCTCATCGCGGTCGGCATCGTGTTCTCCGTCTCCGTCACCGCGAATGGCGCACTCCAGGCCTTTGGCGATGTGGCGGGAACGGCGGTCGCGCTCTACTTCTGCATCCAGAGCCTCATCGTCGGCGTCCTCGGCACGCTGATGGTCGTCCTGCTGGATGGCGACACGGCGTGGCCCCTGGTGGGATACGCGTCCCTGATGGCAGGGGTGACGTTGATGGCGCTTCAGCGCCTCCAGCGCCGACAACGCGTCCTGACGAAGCCCGCGATGGCGGAAAGCCCCGACGCCCCCTAG
- the moaD gene encoding molybdopterin converting factor subunit 1 — protein MADAGNVRITVLYFAAARERTGQVRESLDLPEGSHVRDVLRLLSAKYAALAPLLPHLRVAVDQEFVGPDAPVRDGAELALIPPVAGGAPGKFLVVDRPLRLEEVVEAVSGESYGGLVTFSGSVRNQTKGRRVLRLEYEAYAPMAEKKLAEIGAEAAERFPGVRVSIIHRVGTLVPGELAVVIAAASPHRKEAFGGCEYAIERLKQDVPIWKKEFFEDGEVWVGLGP, from the coding sequence ATGGCGGACGCCGGGAACGTGCGCATCACCGTCCTCTATTTCGCCGCGGCTCGCGAGCGCACCGGGCAGGTGCGGGAGTCCCTGGACTTGCCCGAGGGCTCGCATGTGCGGGACGTGTTGCGGCTGCTGAGCGCGAAGTACGCGGCGCTGGCGCCACTCCTGCCGCACCTTCGTGTGGCCGTGGACCAGGAGTTCGTCGGTCCGGATGCCCCGGTGCGGGATGGGGCGGAGCTGGCGCTGATTCCCCCCGTGGCGGGAGGCGCACCTGGGAAGTTCCTGGTGGTGGACCGGCCCCTGCGGCTGGAAGAGGTGGTGGAGGCTGTCAGCGGGGAGTCATACGGCGGGCTGGTGACGTTCAGCGGCTCCGTGCGGAACCAGACGAAGGGCCGCCGCGTGTTGCGCTTGGAGTACGAGGCCTACGCGCCCATGGCGGAGAAGAAGCTGGCGGAGATTGGGGCGGAGGCCGCGGAGCGGTTTCCCGGCGTGCGCGTGTCCATCATCCATCGCGTGGGAACGCTGGTACCCGGCGAGCTGGCCGTCGTCATCGCCGCGGCGTCGCCGCACCGGAAGGAGGCGTTCGGTGGCTGTGAGTACGCCATCGAGCGGCTCAAGCAGGACGTCCCCATCTGGAAGAAGGAGTTCTTCGAGGATGGGGAGGTCTGGGTCGGCCTGGGGCCCTGA